Proteins co-encoded in one Desulfitobacterium hafniense DCB-2 genomic window:
- a CDS encoding ABC transporter permease, which produces MNVLGGSRGTFSLGNQKLELNSNRLMRDCLIFFIAYVVLVVSFYFIAGDSLQRVINITDMVDAKTTSGEITTERTVKQDFIMRNDTLEYLVVKGATYDRENNDTLLITILDQQGTALATSELDTKGLENGDDWTISLSNPIFGVKGQTLTLVVRSERGTPGNAVTFVYGDSYAASRFEVGAQIPENELLRVDDVPLDGTLCLSVVSSTKLAFGQYYWYGAATVGVLLLIYLIVIVVNTKRGKETGIVRLVSFFERYSFLIKQLVSRDFKNKYKRSALGVLWSFLNPLLTMLVLYLVFSTLFQSNIRNYPVYLLSGLVCWNFFSEASSMCLMSITGNAALLTKVYVPMFIYPLSRAISSLINFLLALVPLFAVLIITKVSLTAEFFLLPFGIVCLFLFSLGIGLILASSMVFFRDTQFLWGVIAMLWMYLTPIFYLESIIPRQWMLLYKMNPMYHIISFFRIILIENVSPEPKAYLLCLLAAIIPLTVGIIIFKKTKDKFILYI; this is translated from the coding sequence ATGAATGTATTAGGTGGTTCAAGGGGGACTTTTTCATTGGGGAATCAAAAGTTAGAATTGAATAGTAACAGGCTAATGAGAGATTGCCTAATATTTTTTATAGCGTATGTTGTACTCGTAGTTAGTTTCTACTTTATTGCCGGAGACAGCCTACAAAGGGTCATTAACATCACAGATATGGTTGATGCCAAAACAACATCTGGTGAAATCACAACCGAACGAACGGTAAAGCAGGATTTTATCATGCGAAATGATACTTTGGAATATTTAGTTGTTAAAGGTGCCACGTACGACAGAGAAAACAATGATACCCTGTTGATTACGATTCTGGATCAGCAGGGTACGGCATTAGCGACATCTGAGCTAGATACCAAAGGGCTGGAAAACGGCGATGATTGGACTATTTCTCTATCTAATCCAATTTTTGGAGTTAAAGGTCAAACACTTACACTAGTGGTCCGTTCTGAAAGGGGCACGCCAGGAAATGCAGTAACATTTGTTTACGGTGACTCCTATGCTGCTTCACGATTTGAGGTAGGTGCACAGATTCCCGAAAATGAGCTGCTTCGTGTAGATGATGTACCTTTGGATGGAACGCTTTGCCTGTCTGTTGTTAGCTCAACTAAGTTGGCTTTTGGCCAGTATTATTGGTACGGCGCAGCTACTGTTGGTGTATTGCTACTCATTTATCTAATTGTGATAGTTGTCAATACTAAACGAGGAAAAGAGACGGGAATAGTAAGGTTAGTGTCCTTTTTTGAGCGTTATAGTTTTCTGATTAAGCAACTGGTGTCCCGTGATTTTAAAAACAAATATAAACGTAGTGCTCTTGGTGTGCTCTGGAGCTTTTTAAACCCTTTACTTACGATGCTGGTTCTCTATCTGGTGTTTTCTACATTGTTTCAGTCCAACATCCGCAATTACCCTGTGTATCTCCTTTCCGGACTGGTCTGTTGGAACTTTTTTTCTGAGGCAAGCTCAATGTGCCTTATGTCTATCACGGGCAACGCTGCCCTCCTCACCAAGGTATACGTACCTATGTTTATATATCCCTTATCAAGGGCAATATCTTCATTAATCAACTTTCTGTTGGCTTTAGTCCCCTTGTTTGCAGTGCTGATTATTACAAAGGTGAGTTTAACGGCGGAGTTTTTTCTTCTTCCCTTTGGAATTGTGTGTCTTTTTCTATTTTCGTTGGGTATTGGTTTGATTCTTGCGTCCTCGATGGTCTTTTTCAGAGATACTCAATTCCTTTGGGGCGTGATAGCGATGTTGTGGATGTATCTTACCCCCATTTTTTATCTTGAAAGTATTATTCCCCGCCAATGGATGTTGCTTTATAAAATGAATCCGATGTACCATATTATTAGTTTTTTTAGGATTATTCTAATTGAAAATGTTTCGCCTGAACCGAAGGCATATCTGCTATGTCTGTTGGCCGCGATAATTCCCCTTACAGTGGGAATTATCATATTTAAAAAAACAAAAGACAAATTTATTCTTTATATTTGA
- the rfbD gene encoding dTDP-4-dehydrorhamnose reductase translates to MKILVTGVNGQLGYDVCKVLTERGLEHCGVDITDFDITDERAVKDYLIDYHPDAVIHCSAWTAVDAAEDQPEKAVAINVGGVRNIASACKVLGAKLVYISTDYVFSGFGDHFYEVDDETGPLSVYGKTKLDGEMAVKELLSCYFIVRISWAFGVNGNNFVKTMLRLAERQDEVSVVCDQFGSPTYTADLAPLLCDMIETSHFGTYHATNEGICSWAEFAAEIFKLAGRAVKVNEIMTCNYPTKAVRPLNSRLSKDKLVEAGFSRLPHWREALSDYMEVLGATKQNLG, encoded by the coding sequence ATGAAGATTTTAGTTACAGGAGTAAACGGACAACTAGGCTATGATGTGTGCAAGGTGCTCACAGAGCGAGGACTAGAGCACTGCGGTGTGGACATTACTGACTTTGATATTACCGATGAGAGGGCAGTGAAAGACTATCTTATTGATTACCATCCTGATGCGGTCATCCATTGTTCAGCATGGACAGCAGTGGATGCTGCTGAGGACCAGCCTGAAAAAGCAGTAGCTATCAACGTGGGCGGGGTGCGGAACATTGCCTCCGCATGTAAGGTGTTGGGCGCTAAGCTTGTTTACATCTCTACAGACTATGTATTTTCCGGCTTTGGTGATCACTTCTACGAAGTAGATGATGAAACGGGACCACTTAGTGTCTATGGGAAGACTAAGCTAGACGGTGAGATGGCGGTTAAGGAGCTACTGAGTTGCTATTTTATTGTCAGGATCTCTTGGGCGTTTGGAGTAAACGGGAATAATTTTGTTAAAACTATGTTGCGTTTGGCGGAAAGGCAGGATGAAGTGAGTGTGGTTTGCGACCAGTTTGGAAGCCCGACCTATACTGCAGATCTGGCTCCTCTCCTCTGCGATATGATCGAAACAAGCCATTTCGGAACATATCACGCTACAAACGAGGGGATTTGTTCTTGGGCAGAGTTTGCGGCTGAGATCTTTAAATTGGCAGGGCGGGCAGTCAAAGTCAATGAAATCATGACATGTAATTATCCTACAAAAGCGGTGAGGCCATTAAATTCACGGTTAAGTAAAGACAAGCTTGTAGAAGCTGGATTTTCTCGTCTGCCTCACTGGAGGGAGGCGCTTTCTGACTACATGGAAGTGCTGGGGGCGACAAAGCAGAATTTGGGATGA
- the rfbB gene encoding dTDP-glucose 4,6-dehydratase, which yields MKLIVTGGAGFIGGNFVHYLLKNYLDYKIICLDKLTYAGNMETLDPVITCENFKFIKADIADREAIYQIFENEKPDVIVNFAAESHVDRSIADPSVFLLTNVFGTQVLLDACKKYGISRYHQVSTDEVYGDLPLDRPDLFFTEETPIQTSSPYSASKASADLLVQAYHRTYGIPVTISRCSNNYGPYHFPEKLIPLMIANVLNDKPLPVYGTGENVRDWLYVEDHCSAIDLIIHKGRVGEIYNIGGHNERTNLQVVQTIIRELGKGEIKYVKDRAGHDLRYAIDPTKIDIELGWRPTTSFENGIKRTIQWYLENRAWWENIISGEYQNYYEKMYENR from the coding sequence ATGAAACTAATTGTTACGGGTGGAGCAGGGTTCATCGGAGGAAACTTTGTACACTATCTGCTGAAGAATTATTTGGATTATAAGATTATTTGCTTGGATAAACTGACTTATGCTGGGAATATGGAAACGTTAGACCCTGTCATAACGTGTGAGAACTTTAAATTTATAAAAGCAGATATTGCGGATAGAGAAGCAATCTATCAAATATTTGAGAACGAAAAACCAGATGTCATTGTGAATTTTGCTGCCGAAAGTCACGTGGATCGTTCTATCGCGGATCCATCTGTTTTTTTACTAACTAATGTTTTTGGGACACAGGTACTGCTTGATGCCTGTAAAAAATATGGTATTAGCCGGTATCATCAAGTGTCTACGGATGAAGTATATGGGGATTTGCCCCTAGATAGGCCGGATTTGTTTTTTACAGAAGAAACGCCTATTCAAACGTCGAGTCCATACTCGGCCAGCAAAGCTTCAGCAGACTTACTGGTACAAGCCTATCATAGAACGTATGGGATCCCTGTAACTATTTCCCGCTGTTCCAATAACTATGGCCCTTATCATTTCCCAGAAAAGCTTATTCCGCTAATGATTGCTAATGTACTGAACGACAAACCACTTCCGGTTTATGGCACAGGCGAAAATGTACGTGACTGGCTCTATGTTGAGGATCACTGCAGTGCTATTGATTTGATCATTCACAAAGGTCGAGTAGGGGAGATATATAATATTGGTGGACATAATGAACGTACGAATCTCCAGGTAGTGCAGACAATTATTAGGGAGCTAGGCAAGGGCGAAATCAAGTATGTTAAGGATAGAGCAGGGCATGATTTACGCTATGCTATTGATCCTACTAAAATTGACATTGAACTTGGCTGGCGGCCGACCACAAGTTTTGAGAACGGTATTAAAAGGACCATTCAGTGGTATCTAGAGAATAGAGCGTGGTGGGAAAATATTATTAGTGGAGAATATCAAAATTATTATGAAAAGATGTACGAAAATAGATAA
- a CDS encoding IS110 family transposase, translating to MKGNKDDEKDSKWIGDLFRLGLVPGNFIPSQNIRILREFTRYRSKLVSMKSSEKNCFQNAFTVCNVTLDSVVSDMFGKSASAITDYLISGIPSLRTIVFLFCNAR from the coding sequence GTGAAAGGCAACAAGGATGATGAGAAGGACTCCAAGTGGATTGGCGATTTATTCCGCCTTGGGCTTGTGCCCGGAAACTTTATCCCTTCCCAGAACATCCGCATTCTCCGTGAATTTACCCGGTATCGTTCTAAACTCGTTTCCATGAAAAGCAGCGAGAAAAACTGCTTCCAAAATGCTTTCACCGTCTGTAATGTGACTTTGGATTCCGTCGTATCCGATATGTTTGGCAAATCCGCCTCCGCTATTACCGATTACCTGATTTCTGGGATTCCTTCGCTCCGGACTATTGTGTTTCTCTTTTGCAACGCTCGCTGA
- a CDS encoding transposase, protein MRLIRSHLDYLDLSIAQLDSTIDTMVAKHENLISLLCTLPGDDRRSAVTVISEIGTDMMQFGSSKRLCCWAGLTPGNNESAGKKKSVRISRARVYLKPALVQVAHAAVKATVSPYYRLKYEQISKRRGKKRAIIAIARMILTAIFSMMSTGEVWNPCDLFKIDMPESLKEQHKAKAIRQAIRFLEKQGLAVG, encoded by the coding sequence ATGCGTCTTATTCGTTCTCATCTTGATTACCTCGACCTCTCCATTGCACAGCTTGATTCGACCATTGATACCATGGTTGCCAAGCATGAGAATCTTATTTCTCTCTTGTGTACCCTTCCCGGAGATGACCGTCGTTCTGCCGTCACGGTCATCTCCGAGATAGGTACCGATATGATGCAATTTGGCTCCTCAAAGCGTTTATGCTGCTGGGCGGGCCTAACGCCCGGCAACAATGAATCTGCTGGAAAGAAGAAGTCGGTTCGCATTTCACGTGCAAGAGTGTATCTCAAACCTGCGCTGGTGCAAGTCGCCCACGCAGCCGTGAAAGCGACCGTATCTCCCTACTATCGTCTGAAGTATGAACAGATTTCTAAACGCCGGGGTAAGAAACGCGCCATTATCGCCATTGCCAGAATGATTCTCACTGCCATCTTCTCCATGATGTCTACCGGTGAGGTATGGAATCCCTGTGACCTTTTCAAAATTGATATGCCGGAGTCCCTTAAGGAACAGCATAAGGCCAAGGCCATCCGGCAAGCTATACGCTTCCTCGAAAAGCAGGGATTAGCCGTCGGGTAG
- the rfbC gene encoding dTDP-4-dehydrorhamnose 3,5-epimerase, which produces MKVIKTDVLDVYIIEPKVFGDHRGWFMEAWSIQKMKEAGLEYDFVQDNHSFSAQKGTLRGLHFQKGDAAQTKLVRCSRGAVLDVAVDLRKGSPTYKKWVAVELSAENKRQLLIPRGMAHAFLTLTDNVEFLYKADNFYCPEADRSIIWNDPEINVTWGIENPIVSEKDASAPCLRNSDIDFVYEEK; this is translated from the coding sequence ATGAAGGTTATAAAGACTGATGTCTTAGATGTCTATATCATAGAACCCAAAGTTTTTGGAGATCATCGGGGTTGGTTCATGGAAGCCTGGTCAATCCAGAAAATGAAAGAAGCAGGGCTTGAGTATGATTTTGTCCAGGATAATCATTCCTTCTCTGCCCAAAAAGGGACTTTACGCGGGTTGCATTTTCAAAAAGGGGATGCTGCGCAAACGAAGTTGGTCCGTTGCAGCAGAGGGGCGGTCCTGGACGTTGCCGTAGATTTGCGGAAGGGTTCACCTACTTATAAAAAATGGGTAGCTGTAGAATTATCGGCTGAAAATAAAAGACAACTACTAATACCGCGGGGGATGGCGCATGCTTTTTTGACCCTGACTGATAATGTGGAATTCTTATATAAAGCGGATAACTTCTATTGTCCAGAGGCCGATAGAAGTATTATTTGGAATGATCCGGAGATTAACGTGACTTGGGGAATAGAAAATCCGATTGTATCTGAAAAGGATGCTAGTGCACCATGTCTACGAAATAGTGATATAGACTTTGTTTATGAGGAGAAGTAG
- the rfbA gene encoding glucose-1-phosphate thymidylyltransferase RfbA, giving the protein MKGIILAGGSGTRLYPLTMVTSKQLLPVYDKPMIFYPLSTLMLAGIKDILIISTPQDLPNFERLLGDGANFGINLSYKEQPSPDGLAQAFIIGEEFINGDSCAMILGDNIFYGSGLTKHLRAAAEQKEGATVFGYYVEDPERFGVVEFDEKGKAISVEEKPFNPKSNYAVTGLYFYDSKVCEYAKCIKPSARGELEITDLNRIYLENGSLDVITLGRGYAWLDTGTIDSLTEAAEFVKVLETRQGVKISALEEIAYHNGWITKKKLLESAQKYGKAAYGEHLKKVAEGKFIY; this is encoded by the coding sequence ATGAAGGGGATTATTCTTGCTGGAGGTTCGGGTACGCGATTGTACCCTTTAACCATGGTAACATCAAAACAATTACTGCCTGTTTATGATAAACCGATGATTTTCTATCCGTTATCCACCCTTATGTTGGCAGGAATTAAAGATATACTTATTATTTCAACGCCACAAGATTTGCCGAACTTTGAACGACTATTAGGTGATGGTGCAAACTTTGGGATTAATCTCTCTTATAAAGAGCAACCATCTCCGGATGGTCTGGCCCAAGCCTTTATCATCGGCGAAGAATTTATCAATGGCGACAGTTGTGCTATGATTTTGGGGGATAATATTTTTTATGGTAGTGGCTTGACAAAGCACTTGCGTGCAGCAGCTGAGCAAAAAGAAGGAGCCACTGTATTTGGCTATTATGTGGAGGATCCAGAAAGATTCGGTGTAGTGGAATTTGATGAAAAAGGGAAGGCGATTTCCGTGGAGGAAAAGCCGTTCAACCCAAAATCGAATTATGCTGTGACCGGTCTGTACTTTTATGATAGTAAAGTATGTGAGTATGCTAAGTGCATTAAGCCGTCTGCCCGTGGAGAATTGGAAATTACTGACTTGAACCGGATTTATCTGGAGAATGGCAGCCTTGATGTGATTACTCTGGGGCGTGGTTATGCGTGGCTAGATACAGGAACCATTGACTCTTTGACGGAAGCCGCAGAATTTGTTAAAGTTCTCGAGACTCGTCAAGGTGTTAAAATATCTGCCTTAGAAGAAATTGCTTATCATAATGGTTGGATTACCAAAAAGAAATTGCTGGAATCAGCCCAAAAGTATGGGAAAGCTGCTTATGGGGAACATCTAAAGAAAGTAGCTGAAGGAAAATTCATCTACTAA
- a CDS encoding glycosyltransferase family 2 protein, giving the protein MFADNSQAEVGEMMITILMGTYNGAKFIAEQIESILSQTEKDWKLIISDDCSTDATASIVSKYAEAYQDKMTFIVRDKPSGSAKNNFIHMLSLYESEYIMTCDQDDVWLPTKIELTMKKMREMEDKFGKEKPLLVHTDLKIVDANLKVMADSMFEYQNLDSGCSALNNLIVQNIVTGCTMMINRCLLDWIRDVPEESIMHDWWLAITASAFGHIGFVKEPTVLYRQHSNNEVGAKSAKSLSYNLQRLMELRKSELTLRKTYEQAKAFLDIYEQNLSVEQSVMIKAYTSLTTYGKLKRIYLINKYDFWKIGFARRCGQIFFI; this is encoded by the coding sequence ATGTTCGCTGACAATTCTCAGGCTGAAGTTGGGGAAATGATGATTACTATACTGATGGGAACCTATAATGGTGCGAAGTTTATTGCTGAGCAGATAGAATCTATATTAAGTCAAACGGAAAAGGATTGGAAGCTTATTATTTCGGATGATTGCTCTACTGATGCTACAGCTAGTATTGTAAGCAAGTATGCAGAAGCATATCAGGATAAGATGACCTTCATAGTAAGAGACAAGCCATCCGGCTCGGCTAAAAATAACTTTATCCATATGTTAAGCTTGTATGAAAGTGAATATATAATGACTTGCGATCAGGATGATGTGTGGCTTCCAACCAAGATAGAGCTTACCATGAAAAAAATGCGTGAGATGGAGGATAAGTTTGGTAAAGAAAAACCTCTTCTCGTGCACACAGACTTGAAGATTGTTGATGCTAACCTGAAGGTAATGGCAGACTCAATGTTTGAGTATCAAAATTTGGACAGCGGTTGTAGTGCTTTAAATAATCTTATCGTGCAAAATATTGTTACAGGCTGTACGATGATGATTAATCGTTGCCTTTTGGATTGGATTCGCGATGTTCCGGAAGAATCTATCATGCATGATTGGTGGCTTGCGATCACGGCCTCTGCCTTTGGTCATATTGGTTTTGTTAAAGAGCCCACCGTACTTTACAGACAGCATAGCAATAACGAAGTAGGGGCAAAGAGTGCCAAGTCCTTATCCTATAATCTACAAAGATTGATGGAGCTGAGAAAATCCGAGCTGACATTGCGGAAGACATATGAGCAAGCGAAGGCATTTCTGGACATATACGAACAAAATCTTTCTGTAGAACAATCAGTTATGATAAAAGCGTATACATCTCTGACAACCTATGGGAAATTAAAGCGCATCTACTTAATAAATAAGTATGATTTTTGGAAGATTGGCTTCGCCCGCAGGTGTGGGCAAATATTTTTCATATAG
- a CDS encoding glycosyltransferase family 2 protein, translated as MLIKEVELSIITINYNAKGLTDQTVRSISDCAPQISYEIIVVDNSNDVLEEYDGVNGKLTVLSRVKNKGFGNACNIGVANSRGKYILFLNNDTIMHKGTLEACLRYMQQHSNVGALGARTLLSDGSLDHACKRGFPTPMSSLYYFCGIDKRYPKNKKYGAYRQTFIENDSISEVDSVAGSFLMMPRFVFDKLGGFDEDFFMYGEDLDLCYRVKMLGYSVIYYGKASITHLKGQSGLHTKSQKVVHHFYNAMLIFYRKHYVDKYSVLVSALVYCGVKIKCSLTILRLKLGK; from the coding sequence ATGCTTATTAAAGAAGTGGAGCTATCTATCATTACCATAAACTATAATGCCAAAGGCCTCACAGACCAAACCGTGCGCTCAATCTCTGATTGTGCACCGCAGATTTCTTATGAAATTATAGTAGTGGATAACAGTAATGACGTATTAGAGGAATATGACGGAGTCAATGGCAAGCTAACTGTTCTCAGTCGGGTCAAGAATAAAGGATTTGGCAATGCATGCAATATTGGAGTGGCCAATTCCCGGGGCAAGTATATCCTGTTTCTTAATAATGATACCATTATGCATAAGGGAACATTGGAGGCTTGTCTTCGCTACATGCAACAGCACTCAAATGTTGGAGCACTTGGTGCCCGGACTTTATTGAGTGATGGAAGTCTTGATCATGCATGTAAACGGGGGTTTCCTACACCGATGTCATCTCTCTACTATTTCTGCGGAATAGATAAAAGATACCCCAAAAACAAAAAGTATGGAGCTTATCGTCAGACCTTTATCGAAAACGATTCTATAAGTGAGGTGGATTCCGTAGCCGGTTCATTTTTGATGATGCCGCGTTTTGTATTTGACAAATTGGGCGGGTTTGACGAGGATTTTTTTATGTACGGTGAAGATTTGGATCTCTGCTATCGCGTTAAAATGCTTGGTTATTCAGTAATTTATTACGGAAAAGCCAGCATAACCCATCTAAAGGGACAAAGCGGATTGCATACGAAGTCTCAGAAAGTAGTTCATCACTTCTATAACGCAATGCTGATATTCTATAGAAAACATTATGTTGACAAGTATAGTGTTTTGGTTTCAGCGTTGGTATATTGTGGAGTAAAAATAAAATGTTCGCTGACAATTCTCAGGCTGAAGTTGGGGAAATGA
- a CDS encoding undecaprenyl-phosphate glucose phosphotransferase has translation MIRENQKTLNMIQVILDLAIVVIALALAYWLRFANYEGSHLKFESYVPTLVLLVPLHFFLYYLLGLYEARRRKSLSFEVGKIIQANFLSTMILFTLLYIIKEIHYSRQVLIYFVIFTGTLTIAERMALRAILNNIREKGYNKKHVLIIGTGRLAKRLVNALQENRYLGYEILGIVGENTAVGKKLAGVTVAGAISDLENIIMESKIDEIFITISTKDYDLFRNIIKICEKSGVRTQIVPDYARFIPAKPQMDEIEGIPLINIRHVPLDNFLKAFAKRVFDVAVSFVGLVVCLPLFLIIIIGIKLDSPGPIIFSQERVGLNKKNFMMYKFRTMKEQSIEESDKEWTTENDDRKTRLGNLLRKTSLDELPQLWNVFKGDMSLVGPRPERPFFVEQFKEKIPRYMVKHHVRPGITGWAQVNGWRGDTSIRKRIECDIYYIENWTFMFDLKILVMTVFKGFVNRNAY, from the coding sequence ATGATCAGGGAAAACCAGAAAACGCTGAATATGATTCAAGTCATTCTTGATCTGGCTATCGTAGTCATAGCCTTGGCGTTGGCGTATTGGCTCAGGTTTGCGAATTATGAAGGAAGCCATCTAAAGTTTGAAAGCTATGTTCCAACCCTTGTCCTCCTGGTTCCTTTGCATTTCTTTCTCTACTACTTGTTGGGTCTTTATGAGGCAAGGCGAAGAAAGAGCTTGTCTTTTGAAGTGGGGAAGATCATACAGGCTAACTTTCTGAGCACTATGATTCTCTTTACACTTCTCTATATCATCAAAGAGATCCACTACTCCCGCCAGGTTCTTATTTATTTTGTAATTTTCACTGGTACACTTACAATCGCTGAGCGGATGGCCCTCAGAGCAATACTCAATAATATACGTGAAAAAGGGTATAACAAAAAGCATGTTCTCATTATCGGTACGGGCAGATTAGCCAAAAGGCTGGTTAATGCCCTCCAAGAAAACCGCTACCTTGGCTATGAGATTCTGGGCATTGTAGGCGAGAATACCGCCGTAGGTAAAAAACTGGCCGGAGTCACAGTAGCCGGCGCAATCAGCGATCTGGAAAACATTATCATGGAAAGTAAGATCGATGAGATCTTTATAACCATCAGCACTAAGGATTATGACCTCTTCAGAAATATCATTAAGATCTGTGAAAAAAGTGGTGTCCGCACTCAAATCGTTCCGGATTATGCCCGCTTCATCCCGGCCAAGCCCCAAATGGATGAGATAGAGGGTATTCCTCTTATCAACATACGGCATGTTCCCTTGGATAACTTTTTAAAGGCATTTGCGAAGAGAGTTTTTGATGTTGCCGTATCTTTTGTCGGATTAGTCGTTTGTTTACCTTTATTTCTCATCATAATCATTGGGATTAAGCTCGATTCCCCGGGGCCTATCATTTTCTCTCAGGAGAGAGTAGGGCTGAATAAGAAGAATTTTATGATGTACAAATTTCGGACGATGAAGGAGCAATCTATTGAGGAATCGGACAAGGAATGGACTACGGAAAATGACGATCGCAAAACAAGACTTGGCAATTTATTGCGTAAAACCAGCTTAGATGAGCTGCCACAGCTTTGGAACGTTTTTAAAGGGGATATGAGTCTGGTGGGACCCAGGCCGGAGCGTCCTTTTTTTGTAGAACAATTTAAGGAGAAGATCCCTCGATATATGGTTAAGCACCATGTAAGACCGGGTATAACCGGCTGGGCCCAGGTCAACGGCTGGCGGGGAGATACTTCGATTCGCAAGAGGATTGAGTGTGATATCTACTATATTGAGAACTGGACGTTTATGTTTGATTTGAAGATCTTGGTGATGACTGTATTTAAGGGGTTTGTGAATAGGAATGCTTATTAA